CGGGATGACGTCCAGCGGCGTCGACACCTGCCCGTGGTAGTCGTACCAACGGATGAACCGGTGCGCCATGGCGGTCAGCACGCACCCGGCGAGCAGCGCGTAGGCGAGCATGCGTTCGCGCCGTACGAGCACGGGCACCGAGCCCGGCGCGGGAGACCGGGGCAGCCGGCGCAGGGCGGAGACCGTGAACCAGCAGAGCGCCACCGCCGCCAGCGCCGAACTGCCGTACTGCGTGTACGTGTAGAGCGGGAAGCCGGCGACGACCTCCCCCAGCGCGGGCACCATACGGGTGCCCCACCGGTCGATGTGCGTGAACGCGTCCCACACCACATGGGTGGACGCGCCGAGCACCGCCGAGACGTAGAACCGGGCGGCGAGCGCCCCGCGCCCTCCGCCGCGCCGGTCGGGTCCTCGTACGAAGGCGTACGCCCGCCCCTGCCAGGCGGTGGGCAGCAGCGAGAGCAACGGCTCACGCAACATCAGCCAGAGGCCCACCAGGGCCGCGGCGATGACGGCGTCGACGGTGAACAGGCCCACCGGGCCGTGCGTCACCTCGCCGAACTCCATGGCGGCAGGCACGGCGGTCGCCGCGAAGTACGTCATGTCGGGTGCCATCGACCCGGCGACGAGCGCGGAGGCGAGCAGCGGCCCGCGCGACGTGCCGTCCCTTCTGATGCCCGGCAGCACCGCCGCGGCATGGCTCAACGTGAAAGGCACGGCATGTCTCCCGGGGGCGTGTGGTCGTCCGATCAGGCAGGGAACACGCCCACCTGGCACGGAGTCAGTATGGAGGACGCCACTTCCTCGCCACCGGTTCGACCTACGGGAAGCCGGGAGGTGGCGAACCGGTGAAAAGCGGTCAGCGGCCCATGTGCGTACACAGGGAGTTGCCGTAGGGTCGCCTGAGTCCTCGCGCTGGGAGCGCGAACCGCTGTTCACCGGGAGGGACCAGACGTATGGCAGCGAAATTCGGCCGCCGGCTCCGCAGAGGGGCGACCACCACCGCGGTCGCCGCGCTCGCGGTCGCCGCACTCTCCGCCTCGCAGGCCCCGGCCATCGTCTCCGGTGGCGGTGGCGGTGACGGCGGCGGGAAGCAGGCGTCCGGATCGAGCGTGCCGGACGGCGACGGCTCGGCCTCCGGTGACTCCTCGTACCACACGGATCTCCCGCCGCTGAACACCCCGAACAAGCCCGGCACTTCGATCGATCTGCCAGGCCTCGGCAGTGAGTCGGAGGCCGGTATACCTGCCTCGGTGCTGGCCGCGTACAAGCAGGCCGAACAGAGCATCGCGATCACCAACCCCGGCTGCAATCTGCCGTGGGAGCTCCTCGCCGCGATCGGCAAGGTCGAGTCGGGCCAGGCGCGCGGCGGCAGGGTCGACAGCGAGGGCACCACGCTCACGCCGATCCTGGGCCCGGTGCTCAACGGTGTCGGCTTCGCCAACATCTCGGACACCGACAACGGCGAGTACGACGGGGACAAGACCCACGACCGTGCCGTGGGCCCGATGCAGTTCATCCCGTCCACCTGGGCCACCTGGGGCCAGGACGCGAACGGCGACGGCCGCGAGGACCCGAACAACATCTTCGACGCGGCGCTCGCCGCCGGCCGCTATCTCTGCGCCAACAACCGCGACCTGTCGATTCAGGCCAATCTCGACCAGGCGATCCTCAGCTACAACCGCTCGAACGAGTATCTGGCCACGGTCCTGTCCTGGCTCGACTACTACAAGCGCGGCACCCACGAGGTGCCGGACGGCACGGGCGTGCTGCCCACAGGCCCCGGCCCGCTGAACCCGGGCGGCTCCGGGAACTCGCCGAGCCCGAGCCCGAGTCCGACCTCGTCGAAGCCGGGCAAAACGCCGAGCCCCGGTTCGTCCCCGAGCCCGCAGGATCCGGGCGACTCGCCGTCGCCCAAGCCTCCCAAGCCCCCGAAGCCGCCGACGACGACACCGCCCGCGACCCCCGCGCCGACCGTCCAGCGGCTGGAGAACGCGGGCACGGGCAAGCTGTCCGCCACGGCGGGCGGGGCGTTCGCGGAGCGCGTCTCGGTGCGCGGCGAGGACGCCACCGGCAAGGCCGTCGGCAAGGTGGCCGTACGGTTCGAGATCGTCGGCGACACCGACGCGACGTTCACGGGCGGCGGCAAGCAGGCCACCGTCACCAGCGGCAGTGACGGCGTCGCCACGGCGCCCGCGCTCCAGGCGGGCGAGAACACCGGCGACTTCACGGTGCGGGCGAGTGCCGTGGGCCGTACGGTCCCGGCGCTCGACTTCACGGCGACGGTCACCGAGCGCCAGGCGGACGCGGTCGTCCGGATCAGCGACAAGGAACTCAACGCGGCGCCGGGCGCGGAGTTCGCCGACGCGGTCGAGGTCAAGGCCACCAACCAGGGCCAGACGGCTCCGGGCGTGGCGGTCAAGGCCACCCTGGTCAAGTCGGCCGACGACGCGTCGCCGGCCGACAAGGGCCCGTATTTCAAGGGCGCGGACGGTCAGCCGCTCAGGTCCCTGGAGGGGCTGAAGACGAACGACCAGGGCCTGCTCGTGCTTCCGAAGATCTACGCGGACGACACGACGGGCACGTTCCTGCTGCGGATCGAGACGGCGGGCGGCGCGACGGTGACGATCGAACTGAAGGTCACCGCCCCCGCGTAGCCCGGGGCCTACGGCACCCAGCGGGCGCCGCCCCTCTGTCACGGACGGAGGGGCGGCGCCGGTTCGTGCCGCGTGCTTACGACCGCGGACACGCCCTACCGCCGGTCCTTCAGGCGACGCGTCGCGACCGCCCGTGTCGGGTCCTCCGGCCACGGGTGGCGTGGGTAGCGCCCGCGCAGCTCCGCGCGTACGGCGAGGTAGCCCTCCCGCCAGAAGGACGCCAGATCCGCCGTGACGGCCGCGGGGCGCCCGGCGGGGGACAGCAGATGGACCAGCACCGGCACCCCCGCGACCTTCGGCGTCTCCGTCAGACCGAACAACTCCTGGAGTTTCACCGCCAGTACAGGCTGCTCGCCGCCGTAGTCGACCCGTACGCGCGATCCGCTCGGTACCTGGAGGCGCTCCGGCGCCAGTTCGTCCAGCCGCGCCGCCTGCCCCGACGACCACGGCAGCAGCCGCCGCAGCGCCTGGCCCGCCTCGATCCGCGCCAGATCGGCCCGGCGCCCGGCCTTCGACAACTCGGGCTCCAGCCAGTCACCGGCGCCGTCGAGCAGGGCCGCGTCCGAGACGTCCGGCCACGGAGCGCCCAACGTCCGGCGCAGAAAGCCCAGTCGCTCGCGCAGCGCCTGCGCGTCACGCGTCCAGTGCAGCAGGGCGCCCGGGCCCTCCCGCCGCAGACCCTCCAGCAGGGCTGCTCGCACCAGGGCCGGGTCGGGCCGGCGCAGCGGCCGCGCGGACAGTTCGATCGCGCCGAGCCGCCGCACCTGTCTGGCGACGACATCGCCGTCCTCCCAGCGCACCTCTTCGCCCGAGACCAGCAGATGCGCGGCGGCGTCACGGGCGGTGTCCTCGTCGATGACGGCGGCCAGCCGCACCCGGGCGGAGGCCGCCGTCGTAGGCCGGTCCGCGACGGAGACGGCCAGCCAGGGCGCGCTGCGCAGCCCGGACGCGTCGGCCAGTTCGGCACCGGTCCCCGACGCCATGAGGAACGCGCCGCCGCCACGGGCGCGCGCCACCCTCTCGGGGAAGGCGTACGCGGCGACGACCCCGACGACGGCATCGTCCGGCAGCGCGCCCGCCTCACCGCTGCCGCTGCCGCCACCGTCGTCGGCCTCGCGACCGCGCCCCCCGGCGGAGGCCAGCCTCCGCACCTCCCGGCGCCAGCGCGGCGCGTACGCGTCCCCGCCCCGTCTCGCCCTGCGCCACGCCGCCGCCAGGTCGTCCCCGTACGTCCTCGGCGGCTCCTCGCTCAGCAGTGCCACCACCTCCGCGGCCCGTTGCGCGCCGACCTCCCGGGCGCCGTCGAGCAGGGCGCGGGCCAGCCGCGGATGGAGACCGAGCCGGGACATGCGCACGCCCCGCTCGGTCACCCGGCCCTCGGCGCCGACCGCCCCGATCGCGGCCAGCACCGCCCGCGCGGCGGCCAACGCCCCCGCCGGCGGCGCGTCGAGCAGCGCGAGGCCCGAGGCGTCCGGATCGCCCCAGCACGCGGCCTGCAACGCGAACGACGCCAGATCGGCGACCTTGATCTCGGGCGCCGGGAACCGCGCGAGCCGCGCGTCCTCCGCCTCCTCCCAGCACCGGTA
The nucleotide sequence above comes from Streptomyces sp. NBC_01716. Encoded proteins:
- a CDS encoding DUF4184 family protein; amino-acid sequence: MPFTLSHAAAVLPGIRRDGTSRGPLLASALVAGSMAPDMTYFAATAVPAAMEFGEVTHGPVGLFTVDAVIAAALVGLWLMLREPLLSLLPTAWQGRAYAFVRGPDRRGGGRGALAARFYVSAVLGASTHVVWDAFTHIDRWGTRMVPALGEVVAGFPLYTYTQYGSSALAAVALCWFTVSALRRLPRSPAPGSVPVLVRRERMLAYALLAGCVLTAMAHRFIRWYDYHGQVSTPLDVIPTLCFGAGAGLAAGLVLYGAGMRLRGARTKPVAPPAANDRTAPDRSRTGSR
- a CDS encoding lytic transglycosylase domain-containing protein yields the protein MAAKFGRRLRRGATTTAVAALAVAALSASQAPAIVSGGGGGDGGGKQASGSSVPDGDGSASGDSSYHTDLPPLNTPNKPGTSIDLPGLGSESEAGIPASVLAAYKQAEQSIAITNPGCNLPWELLAAIGKVESGQARGGRVDSEGTTLTPILGPVLNGVGFANISDTDNGEYDGDKTHDRAVGPMQFIPSTWATWGQDANGDGREDPNNIFDAALAAGRYLCANNRDLSIQANLDQAILSYNRSNEYLATVLSWLDYYKRGTHEVPDGTGVLPTGPGPLNPGGSGNSPSPSPSPTSSKPGKTPSPGSSPSPQDPGDSPSPKPPKPPKPPTTTPPATPAPTVQRLENAGTGKLSATAGGAFAERVSVRGEDATGKAVGKVAVRFEIVGDTDATFTGGGKQATVTSGSDGVATAPALQAGENTGDFTVRASAVGRTVPALDFTATVTERQADAVVRISDKELNAAPGAEFADAVEVKATNQGQTAPGVAVKATLVKSADDASPADKGPYFKGADGQPLRSLEGLKTNDQGLLVLPKIYADDTTGTFLLRIETAGGATVTIELKVTAPA
- the hrpB gene encoding ATP-dependent helicase HrpB, whose protein sequence is MIREDALGALPVRTALPALEAALDGPGCAVLCAPPGTGKTTLVPLVLAGLVGVHGGVQGPRRRVVVAEPRRIAARAAARRMAWLLGERVGGSVGFTVRGERVVGRDTVVEVVTTGVLLQRLQRDQELSGVDVVIIDECHERHLDADTVAAFLLDVRATLRPGLRLVAASATTDAEGWARLLGDAPVVEARGVTHPLEVVWAPPSRPVRPPHGMRVDPALLTHMGTVVNRALAERAGDVLVFLPGVGEIVRMANLLGDRDSLGADVLQVHGRAPAEVQDAVLAGPGDGNRRVVLATSVAESSLTVPGVRVVVDSGLAREPRTDHARGLSALTTVRASQATARQRAGRAGREGPGVVYRCWEEAEDARLARFPAPEIKVADLASFALQAACWGDPDASGLALLDAPPAGALAAARAVLAAIGAVGAEGRVTERGVRMSRLGLHPRLARALLDGAREVGAQRAAEVVALLSEEPPRTYGDDLAAAWRRARRGGDAYAPRWRREVRRLASAGGRGREADDGGGSGSGEAGALPDDAVVGVVAAYAFPERVARARGGGAFLMASGTGAELADASGLRSAPWLAVSVADRPTTAASARVRLAAVIDEDTARDAAAHLLVSGEEVRWEDGDVVARQVRRLGAIELSARPLRRPDPALVRAALLEGLRREGPGALLHWTRDAQALRERLGFLRRTLGAPWPDVSDAALLDGAGDWLEPELSKAGRRADLARIEAGQALRRLLPWSSGQAARLDELAPERLQVPSGSRVRVDYGGEQPVLAVKLQELFGLTETPKVAGVPVLVHLLSPAGRPAAVTADLASFWREGYLAVRAELRGRYPRHPWPEDPTRAVATRRLKDRR